The following DNA comes from bacterium.
GAGCACCGCGCCCGAAAGCCGCGCGCCGGAAAGATCGGCCATCGAAAGCGACGCGCTCGGCAACACGGCTCCGGTCAGGTCGGCGCGGCGAAGATCGGCGTCGATCAAATACGCGCGCGAAAGACGCGCGCCGGAAAGGTTGACGCCCGAAAGGCGCGCGCTCGCGAGCGTCGCGCCCTCGAGCACGGGCTTGTCCCACGCGGGATGCCCGGTGCGGATGCGGTTCCAGTCGTCCACGCGCCCGGCGCGCAAAAGGCCGACGGCCTCGTGCCAGGAGATCGGCGCGGCAGGGTCGTCGGCGATCTGATCCCGCGGATCGGATACGCGATCGGCCGGCGGTTTCCCGGACCCGCTCCCTGACGGTCGCGGTTCCAGGTCTTTGGGTGACGGTCGCGATTCCATCCGTTTCCGGTCGCTCTCGTCGTCGGTCATGGTTCGTCCACCCCGAACGTTTTCGTTAGCGGCGAGCAACGCATGACGCGCCAGACGGCAAGCAGCGCGCCCTTGACGGCGCCGTATTTTTCGATCGCGCGGCGCGCATAGACGCTGCACGTTGGCGTGAACGGGCAGCGCGACGGAACGTGCGGCGCGACGGTCGCCTTGTAGGCATCGATCGACGCGATCAACAGGCGCGTTCCGGCTTGCCCGGCGGGCGGGCGGAGATTGTCGGCAACAAGCAGGACGAGGAAGGCGGCGCCGACGAAAGCCGCGATCCGTCTTCGCGAACGCGTTCGAGACGTTGTGATCGGCGCGCCGTCAACCGTGGTGGGCGCCGTGTTCAAGGTCCTCGATGTAGCGCTGCGCCTGCATCGCCGCCTGGCATCCGTACCCCGCGGCGGTGACGGCCTGCCGGAAGACGGGGTCGGCGATGTCGCCGGCGGCGAACACGCCGGGCGTGCGCGTCTGCGTGAAGTTCCGGGTTTTGATATATCCCTTGTCGTCCACGTCCACGAATTCCCGGAAGATCTCCGAATTCGGGGTATGCCCGATCGCCATGAAAAGGCCGTCCGTCTCGCGTTCGACCGTTTCGTTTGTCTCCAGATTCCTGAGCTTGATGCCCACGAGCTCGCCGTCGCGCTCCATCGTGCCGGTGACGGCGAACGGGATGAGAAACGTGATCTTCGGGTTCTTTTTCGCGCGCTCGACCATGATCGGCGCGGCGCGGAATTCGTCGCGCCGGTGAATGAGCACGACCTCGCTCGCGAGATTGGCGAGGTAGGTCGCCTCTTCCATCGCGGAATCGCCGCCGCCCACAACGGCCACGCGCTTGCCGCGGAAGAAAAAGCCGTCACAAGTGGCGCATGTCGAGAGGCCGCGGCCCATCAAGCGCTTTTCCTCGGGCAGCCCGAGCGTCCTTGCCGTCGCGCCCGTGGCGATGATGACGGTGAGCGTCTCGATCACGCCGCCCGTCGTGTGCAGCTTGAGCGGATGTCCCGAAAAATCCGCCGCCGTGATCGCGTCGTACACGATGCGCGTGCCGAAGCGTTCCGCCTGCGCGGTCATGTCTTCCATGAGCCGCGGGCCGTCGATGCCCTTGGCGAAACCGGGGTAATTTTCCACCTCGGTCGTCGTGGTGAGCTGCCCGCCGTGCTGAATGCCGCTGTAGATGACCGGCTCAAGCT
Coding sequences within:
- a CDS encoding pentapeptide repeat-containing protein; protein product: MTDDESDRKRMESRPSPKDLEPRPSGSGSGKPPADRVSDPRDQIADDPAAPISWHEAVGLLRAGRVDDWNRIRTGHPAWDKPVLEGATLASARLSGVNLSGARLSRAYLIDADLRRADLTGAVLPSASLSMADLSGARLSGAVLFHANAEGARFVGTDLCGAKLRDAFLRGADLSGANLAGMDLSWTQAPGANFRGANLSGANLTECELSGADFSGADLSGANLDAADLSGANLDGATLNGANFEGAILDGARASAAELAAARGVTADQAAGIIDDASRR
- the yidD gene encoding membrane protein insertion efficiency factor YidD — protein: MLIASIDAYKATVAPHVPSRCPFTPTCSVYARRAIEKYGAVKGALLAVWRVMRCSPLTKTFGVDEP
- the trxB gene encoding thioredoxin-disulfide reductase, which codes for MNKVTIIGTGPAGLTAAIYAARAQLEPVIYSGIQHGGQLTTTTEVENYPGFAKGIDGPRLMEDMTAQAERFGTRIVYDAITAADFSGHPLKLHTTGGVIETLTVIIATGATARTLGLPEEKRLMGRGLSTCATCDGFFFRGKRVAVVGGGDSAMEEATYLANLASEVVLIHRRDEFRAAPIMVERAKKNPKITFLIPFAVTGTMERDGELVGIKLRNLETNETVERETDGLFMAIGHTPNSEIFREFVDVDDKGYIKTRNFTQTRTPGVFAAGDIADPVFRQAVTAAGYGCQAAMQAQRYIEDLEHGAHHG